The following are encoded together in the Triticum dicoccoides isolate Atlit2015 ecotype Zavitan chromosome 6B, WEW_v2.0, whole genome shotgun sequence genome:
- the LOC119322600 gene encoding transcription factor ILR3-like, which yields MMCGVGVGVGDPVDEFLVGGAGDGGEGLVAFCDGGLGIEDVSGGDSGLGHSNLGKRGRDEPSSSGPKSKACREKMRRDKLNDRFLELCSVMNSGKHTGLEECSASNPGKNAKLDKASILSDATRMLTQLRGETEKLKESNVNLRETIKDLKVEKNELRDEKLSLKAEKERLEQQLKAASAAPTGFAPHMPYPATFHPAVFPPFAPPYQVPANKGAPVPAAFPGMAMWHWLPPTAMDTTQDPKLWPPNA from the exons ATGATGTGCGGCGTCGGCGTCGGTGTCGGAGACCCCGTCGACGAGTTCCTCGTCGGGGGCGCCGGCGACGGCGGGGAGGGCCTCGTCGCCTTCTGCGACGGAGG GCTTGGGATTGAGGATGTCAGCGGAGGTGACTCTGGTCTTGGGCACTCTAATTTGGGGAAAAG GGGCAGAGATGAACCATCTTCATCTGGTCCAAAGTCAAAGGCTTGCCGCGAGAAAATGCGGAGGGATAAACTGAATGACAG GTTTCTTGAATTATGTTCTGTTATGAATTCTGGCAAGCACACTGGTCTTGAAGAATGTTCGGCTAGCAATCCTGGGAAGAACGCTAAGTTGGACAAAGCAAGTATCTTGAGCGATGCAACTCGTATGTTGACACAGCTCAGAGGCGAGACCGAAAAGCTGAAAGAATCAAATGTGAATCTTCGAGAGACAATCAAGGACCTTAAG GTGGAGAAGAATGAGCTCCGAGATGAGAAGTTGAGCCTGAAGGCAGAAAAGGAAAGGCTGGAACAACAACTCAAAGCAGCGAGTGCTGCTCCTACAGGATTTGCTCCTCATATGCCTTATCCAGCTACGTTCCACCCCGCCGTCTTCCCTCCATTTGCACCACCCTATCAAGTCCCAGCCAACAAAGGCGCTCCGGTCCCTGCTGCATTCCCTGGAATGGCGATGTGGCACTGGTTGCCCCCAACCGCCATGGACACAACTCAAGATCCAAAGCTCTGGCCGCCGAATGCTTAG